Below is a genomic region from Posidoniimonas corsicana.
CGGTGGTGGCCGGCTGGTACTGCCCGTCCGACCAGACTCCTGTCGGCAACGAGCTCGAGTCGACGACCTGGGGTTTTATGCGGGGCAACTACCGGGCCTGTATCGGTTCGGGCAATCTGTACGGTGACAACCCGCTGACCGCTAGGTTCCGACGCGAAGTGATGTCGGGCGATGTGGGCTTCGGGCCTGGCGCCATGGCCATCAAGGAAAACCAGGGCTACCCCGGCATCGACGCGGCCTTCTCGGGCGGGGCGCCTGCCAAGGTTAAAGTGTCGAAGTTCACCGACGGTCTGTCCAAGACTCTGCTCATCTCAGAGGGCGTCGTGCCGGTTGAAAACCTCGGCTGGGGGGGCGTGTTCGGCGAGAGCATCTACGGGAACATCGGCGGCGCCCTGTTCAACACCACGTTCGGCCCCAACTCGGGCGAGGCGGATGTTGTCTGGAGCCCCTGCCCCTCGCTGCAGAGCGACTACCCCTTCCAGCACCTGTGCGTGGGTAAGAACCACCCGGGCGCCCAGAACACGGCCGCGTCGGAGACGGTCGCCGCGGCGCGCAGCCACCACGCGGGTGGCGTAATCGGCGCTATGGGCGACGGCTCGGTGCACTTCTTCACCGACGGCATCGACTTGGGTGTGTGGCGCGCCATCGGCACCCGCGCCGGCAACCTCGTTGGCGGTCCCGAGACCGCCAGCATCGAGTTCTAGCCACCAACCTAATGCACCGCGGCCCAAGAGGGGCCGCGCCGACGAATTCTAGCATGAACCGCATCACCAACTGTCGCTCGCTCCTGCTCACCCTGCCCGCTGCGTTGCTCGTCGTAGCCGGCTGCGGAGGGGGCGCCGACACGGCAACCGTTCACGGCTCGGTCACCTTCGAAGGACAGCCGGTCGAGTACGGGATCATCGACTTCACACTCGCCAACGGGAACGGCTTCTCGGCGCCCATCGAGTCGGGCGAGTACTCCGTGACCAAGGGGGCCACGGGTGAAGCGACCGTCCGGTTCACCGCGCAGCCGAAGCCGCCCGAGGTCTCGAGCCGCGAGGAGTTGGAACAGATGGCGGGGCAGAAGCAGCCGCCTGTGAAACCGATCCCGCCGGACCATCCGAAGCAAGGCACGAAGGTGACGATCAGATCGGGTTCCAACCAGTTGGACTTTGATCTGTAGCGTCCGTTTCCGACCCAACTAGCGTCAGCCGACATCCCCCTCGGGGGCGTGAAGGGCGATCGATACGCGCCCGTCTGCACCTAGCAGAACACCCACCTCCAGCATTCCCGCCAGCGACCAGCCACCACACGAACACTCAATAATGCGACAGAACGCCTACTCCTGCTGCTCCTTCGCCCTCCTCGTGCTCGCCGCTATCGTTGGCCCCGCCGAGGCGGTCCCCCACGACGCCGCGCCACCAGCAACCCCGCTGATCGCCGTCGACCCCTACTTCAGCGTCTGGTCGCCCGGTCCGGAACTCGCCGGCGCCAACACGGAGCACTGGACCGGCAAGCCGCACCGCTTGGCGAGCGTGGTGACCATCGACGGCAAGGGGTACCGCGTGATGGGCGCTGACCCCGACGGCATGCCGGCGCTCGAGCAGCGGTCGCTCGAGGTTTCGGCGACGCAGACCCGCTACGAGTTCGCTGGCGCCGGGGTCAAGCTGGAACTAAAGTTCACCACGCCGTCGCTGCCCGAAGACATTGACCTGCTCT
It encodes:
- a CDS encoding DUF1559 domain-containing protein encodes the protein MTCVNSDFRGSARSGQYAPTAGRIGRAPLCRAPRVGFTLVELLVVIAIIGILIALLLPAVQSAREAARRTGCVNNQKQLALACINYESTNKHLPYGRKCDRWDAYTWSQYTLPFHEEQAVQDLYHDLFDTAGANAYRPAGHADDMKRQARESVVAGWYCPSDQTPVGNELESTTWGFMRGNYRACIGSGNLYGDNPLTARFRREVMSGDVGFGPGAMAIKENQGYPGIDAAFSGGAPAKVKVSKFTDGLSKTLLISEGVVPVENLGWGGVFGESIYGNIGGALFNTTFGPNSGEADVVWSPCPSLQSDYPFQHLCVGKNHPGAQNTAASETVAAARSHHAGGVIGAMGDGSVHFFTDGIDLGVWRAIGTRAGNLVGGPETASIEF